One genomic window of Musa acuminata AAA Group cultivar baxijiao unplaced genomic scaffold, Cavendish_Baxijiao_AAA HiC_scaffold_1137, whole genome shotgun sequence includes the following:
- the LOC135582747 gene encoding protein INCREASED PETAL GROWTH ANISOTROPY 1-like has translation MMVAGKVKAAMGFRRSPATPKMATPRRSPSSSPVSQKSSPAAEGVHQTTTAAFARSFGVYFPRASGQVQPRPPYVAELLRLVEELQEEESRLRTQLLEQKLLRETVAIVPFLEKEIADKREELVRAGDRIERLEGENRALKDEVEGLSSEIRSGEEENQRRERRINDLEKELDELKKAASEQGNGRLCAGTGEMDECSSSQRFQGLIDASARSNLLKSLRKPPKSANIVPNQEVQRPECRNPKADGGVIEGVHQQPHGGDKEEVLRPRASRVPKPPPTPSMSCNPSNSSSSSSSSHTTSRVATSKGPSLACLPPIPPPAPPVKSTPQGGARPPPPPPPPPPPTLGSRSAAASVRRVPEVVEFYHSLMRRDSRRESCGGVQEAPPAAASVSNARDMIGEIENRSAHLLAIKTDVETQGDLIRFLIKEVEHAAFANVEDVVTFVKWLDDELSFLVDERAVLKHFEWPEHKADAMREAAFGYCDLKKLESEASSFRDDPRQPCSSSLKKMQSLLDKLERGVYNLSRAREAATKRNKGFGIPWEWMLESGYVNQIKVATGKLAMKYMKRVSSELEIIAGNPEEEELMLQGVRFAFRVHQFAGGFDAETMRAFQELKNKARTLHLQLQNHNRQKLYCKSTSGC, from the exons ATGATGGTCGCGGGAAAGGTGAAGGCCGCCATGGGGTTCCGTCGCAGCCCCGCCACGCCTAAGATGGCGACGCCCCGccgctccccctcctcctccccggtctCCCAAAAGTCGTCACCGGCGGCGGAGGGGGTTCATCAGACGACGACCGCCGCGTTCGCTCGATCCTTCGGCGTTTACTTCCCCCGCGCCTCCGGCCAGGTCCAGCCCCGCCCGCCCTACGTCGCTGAGCTGCTTCGCCTGGTGGAGGAGCTCCAGGAGGAGGAGTCCCGTCTCCGCACCCAGCTCCTGGAGCAGAAGCTCCTCAGGGAGACCGTCGCCATCGTGCCCTTCCTCGAGAAGGAGATCGCCGACAAGCGCGAGGAGCTGGTGCGGGCCGGTGACCGTATCGAGCGCCTGGAGGGGGAGAACCGGGCCCTGAAGGACGAAGTCGAGGGCTTGAGCTCTGAGATACGGAGCGGCGAAGAGGAGAACCAGCGGAGGGAGAGGAGGATCAATGATCTCGAAAAAGAGTTGGACGAGCTGAAGAAGGCGGCTTCGGAGCAGGGCAATGGGCGGCTATGCGCCGGGACAGGGGAGATGGACGAGTGCTCGTCGTCGCAGAGGTTCCAAGGCCTCATTGACGCTTCCGCGAGATCGAATCTCCTCAAAAGCCTGCGCAAACCACCCAAATCCGCCAACATTGTTCCCAATCAAGAGGTCCAAAGGCCAGAATGCAGAAATCCGAAGGCGGATGGAGGGGTAATCGAGGGGGTGCATCAACAGCCTCACGGCGGCGACAAGGAAGAGGTCTTGAGACCCCGAGCATCCAGGGTTCCAAAACCCCCGCCCACGCCTTCGATGTCCTGTAACCCCTCGAACTCATCTTCTTCGTCGTCTTCTTCCCATACCACGTCCCGCGTCGCAACAAGCAAAGGCCCCAGCTTGGCGTGCCTCCCGCCGATCCCGCCGCCAGCCCCACCGGTAAAATCCACACCGCAAGGCGGAGCgcggcctcctcctccgcctccacctCCCCCGCCGCCAACGCTGGGGTCCAGGTCGGCGGCAGCAAGCGTGAGGCGGGTGCCGGAGGTGGTGGAATTCTACCACTCCCTTATGCGGCGGGACTCCAGGAGGGAGTCCTGCGGCGGAGTGCAGGAGGCGCCTCCCGCCGCCGCATCCGTCTCCAACGCGCGCGACATGATCGGCGAGATCGAGAACCGCTCCGCGCACCTCCTCGCC ATAAAGACGGACGTGGAGACGCAGGGCGACCTCATTAGATTCTTAATCAAGGAAGTGGAGCACGCGGCGTTCGCCAACGTCGAAGACGTGGTCACCTTCGTCAAATGGCTCGACGACGAGCTCTCCTTCCTG GTGGACGAGAGAGCGGTGCTGAAGCACTTCGAGTGGCCGGAGCACAAGGCGGACGCCATGCGCGAGGCGGCCTTCGGCTACTGCGACCTCAAGAAGTTGGAGTCGGAGGCGTCGTCGTTCCGCGACGACCCTCGCCAGCCCTGCTCTTCCTCTCTCAAGAAGATGCAGTCGCTCTTGGACAA ATTGGAGCGAGGTGTATACAACCTTTCACGTGCAAGGGAAGCTGCCACGAAGAGGAACAAGGGGTTTGGTATTCCTTGGGAATGGATGCTGGAGAGCGGATACGTTAACCAG ATCAAGGTAGCAACAGGGAAACTGGCAATGAAGTACATGAAAAGAGTCTCTTCCGAGCTGGAGATCATAGCAGGCAACCCTGAAGAAGAGGAACTCATGCTTCAGGGTGTTAGATTTGCCTTCAGAGTACACCAG TTTGCAGGAGGTTTTGATGCGGAAACAATGCGAGCTTTCCAGGAGCTCAAGAACAAAGCTCGCACCCTCCACCTACAACTCCAAAATCACAACCGGCAGAAGCTTTATTGCAAGTCCACATCCGGCTGCTAG
- the LOC135671007 gene encoding transcription factor PCF5-like — protein sequence MGEGYSHQSLFLQQQQQQLQRPVARSRLGGGGVRGGAVGEIVEVQGGHIVRSTGRKDRHSKVCTAKGPRDRRVRLSAHTAIQFYDVQDRLGYDRPSKAVDWLIKNAKTAIDELAELPPWTPSATVASSSRRPPPPPPNQFPSTEQATGESSRKPIPVADPVASVAFSFGGGGGANASFLPPSLDTDSIVDTIKSFFPVAAASAGTSLSSTPSVGFHTYSSDLPSRDSSQVKYLRLSLQSFQDPIFRNPESSHHHRHHGQYHQSSAPPTHDAHFPGSVQFEFGSDEQGHRISPWNVVESSGGGCGGGHAFSFPPPQAVPLHSVLGHSQLFSQRGPLQSSNPPAIRAWADPAAAAAAADHRMQPALHPSISSIGLASGTGFSGFQVPARIQGEEEHDGIITGKPPSASSASRS from the coding sequence ATGGGGGAGGGCTACAGCCACCAAAGCCTCttcctgcagcagcagcagcagcagttgcagcggccgGTTGCGCGCTCGAggctcggcggcggcggcgtgagGGGCGGCGCGGTCGGGGAGATCGTGGAGGTCCAGGGAGGCCACATTGTGCGGTCCACCGGCCGCAAGGACCGCCACAGCAAGGTGTGCACCGCCAAGGGCCCCCGCGACCGCCGCGTCCGCCTCTCCGCCCACACCGCCATCCAGTTCTACGACGTGCAGGACCGCCTCGGCTACGACCGCCCCAGCAAGGCCGTCGACTGGCTCATCAAGAACGCCAAGACCGCCATCGACGAGCTCGCGGAGCTTCCTCCCTGGACCCCCTCCGCAACCGTCGCCTCTTCCTCCCGccgtcctccacctcctcctcccaatCAGTTCCCGTCCACCGAGCAGGCCACCGGCGAGTCCAGCAGGAAACCGATTCCAGTAGCCGATCCAGTCGCTTCCGTTGCTTTCAGctttggcggcggcggcggtgctaACGCTAGCTTTCTGCCACCATCACTGGACACCGACTCGATCGTCGATACGATCAAGTCCTTCTTCCCAGTGGCTGCTGCTTCGGCTGGTACTTCGCTGTCCTCTACCCCTTCCGTTGGATTCCACACCTACTCATCCGACCTTCCGTCGCGAGATAGCAGCCAAGTCAAATACCTCCGCCTATCCCTCCAATCCTTCCAAGATCCGATCTTTCGCAATCCTGAATCCAGCCACCATCATCGCCACCACGGCCAATACCACCAGAGCTCAGCTCCTCCCACGCACGACGCACACTTCCCGGGCTCCGTCCAGTTCGAGTTTGGCTCCGACGAACAGGGCCACCGGATTTCTCCGTGGAACGTGGTGGAAtcgagcggcggcggctgtggcggaGGCCACGCATTCAGCTTCCCACCACCGCAGGCGGTGCCGCTGCACTCTGTGCTCGGCCATAGCCAGCTTTTCTCTCAGAGGGGACCCCTTCAGTCCAGTAACCCGCCCGCGATCCGAGCTTGGGCCGACCCTGCAGCTGCAGCTGCCGCAGCCGATCACCGGATGCAACCTGCGCTCCATCCGTCAATCTCATCCATCGGTTTGGCATCTGGCACCGGCTTCTCAGGGTTCCAAGTCCCGGCACGGATCCAGGGCGAAGAGGAGCACGACGGCATCATCACCGGCAAGCCGCCGTCTGCTTCCTCTGCGTCTCGCAGTTGA